TTATTGCCAGATTTGGTCGCCTTCAAGGCGATATTGCAACGCGTTCAAGGCTTGTACCAGAGTTTTTCCGTCGGGAAAAGTCAGTTCGGGGGCAATTTCACGCAACGGTACCAGAACAAAGGCCCGCTGCTGCATGCGGGGATGAGGCAGAATGAGCTTTTCGCTCTCCATGACCACATCACCGAATAAAAGCAGATCAAGATCAATGACGCGGGGGCCGAAACGGTCTTCAGGGGCGCTGCTGTTTCTGCAGCGCCCCATGGAAGACTCGATGTTCA
This region of Desulfovibrio subterraneus genomic DNA includes:
- the folK gene encoding 2-amino-4-hydroxy-6-hydroxymethyldihydropteridine diphosphokinase; protein product: MPNRQAVEAFICLGSNMGDTDGNLARAVEAIAALDGVTVKAVSGVYRTEPQEKKEQAWFANQVLCVSCIGAMDPESLLTSLLNIESSMGRCRNSSAPEDRFGPRVIDLDLLLFGDVVMESEKLILPHPRMQQRAFVLVPLREIAPELTFPDGKTLVQALNALQYRLEGDQIWQ